ccaatactATAACACCTACCCCTACTACAACACCCATCCCTACTATGGCACCCATCTCTACTACAACACCCACCATAACTGTAACACTCATCCCTACTACAACACCAATCCCTACTATGGCACCCATCTCTACTACAACACCCACCACTACTACAACACCCACCGCTACTATATCATCCACCCTAACAACAACACCGACCTCAACTACGACACCCTCCCTAACTACAACACCAATCCCAACTATAACACCCATCCCAACTACAACACCCACTCCAACTACAACACCCACCCTTTACTACAACACCCACCCCAATTACAACACACACCCCAACTATAACACCCACCCCAACCACAACACCCACCCCTACTATAACACACACCCCTACTATAACACCCACCCCAACTACAACATCCATCTCTACTATAACACCCATCCCAACTACAACACCCACcccctactacaacacacaccccTACTAAACACCCACCCCTACTACAACACCCATCCCAACTATGGCACCCATCTCTACTACAATACCCAACCCTAATATAACATCCACCCTACTACAACACCCACACTTTACTACAACACCCATCCCTACTACAACACCCACCCCTACAACAGCACCCATTCCTACTACAACACCCATCCCTACTACAACACCCACCCCTACAACAGCACCCATTCCTACTACAACACCCATCCCCTACTACAACACCCACAGCTCCTCCCACCCACCCATCACTCACTATTACCCAGGAGCGGGTTTACTCACCTCCTGCCGCCCGGTGTGTCAGGGAAATCGACACTAAGACGCTCCGAGGCCGAGTCTCCTATATCTGACATAGACAATGACCGTTTCACCTGGAGATTCTCCTCCGAACCCTGATTGTCATACAGACCCaacatatgtaaatgttttttaGTCAGTGTTAGTTTAGGTGGTGCCGCTGGGGGCATACATTCTTCAAATCCTTTCCTACTCTCAGACTTAGTCCGTTTGTGCATCTTCCTGGTCCCGTTCTTTTCCCTTTCCTGAAGACTCTGCTCAAAGCGGGCGCGCCCATCCTCCTCTTTCACCGGCGGAAGAATAGTCTTGGACTTTTCATTGTGTTTCCGCTTACGCTTTTTCCGGGGGCGATAAGGTAGTTCCGAGTCCGTTACTAAAGAAGACGATGACAGTTTGACCATGCGTAATTTCCCACTACTGTTCCCGTGGCCGGAACATGCAGATGAGGATGGTGGTGGTCTCGGCGGCCTGGGGGTGGTAAGCACGGGTCCATCTGGGTCAGACTTATGCACTTTGTTGATGTGTGTGGTGGGAGCGTGTCTGTGCAGCAGGCTAATCACTATTGCTGCGGCGATGCACACAAGCGACACGAATATAAGCACAAACCCACAGATATGGAAGACACCGATGGCTGGCTGCGTCATGAAGGCGAACCCCAGGAGCACGGCTGATGGGGGAAGCAAGGGGATGCCGAAACACAGCAACACCGCCTGGCGGCACTGACACATCCGCTTCCTCCATACTGCTGGTGCCCGGATCAATGGCTTCTTCCGAGTGACTTGACTGGTCATGATGAGTACCTCACCCTGTCCGAGTCTGCCATCTTAGGGGGAGTAGTGCTGAAACACGGTATCAGGAAGATCTGTCACGTTTAGAACAGCATTGCTTAAATGTAAACAGATTGTGAGAAACATCGGTCAGTGATGTGAGCAAAGCTCAACTATAAACGCGTTCTCGCACAGTTATGTAAAGACAGAATTTCTGTACTACACACACATTATTTAGAACAATATTATTCTATCATCGTGTTTGAAAGGAACTGACCCAAACACTTTATTGCATTTCAtgcatttcagtttaaaacccACTTTGTGCTTGTCTTTACGACAGAAGAAACAGGATTTATTTGGGGCGAATGAACGGACAGCGCACACTAGTCGTTTCTGCAACGCTTACTATCAGTGTTATTAAGAGACAGGTTTTATACAGGTTATCAGTGTCAGAACTGACATGTTGCAATACATTAATGACAGGTCGTCCTAATATTATGAATTATAGTTAATGTCATAGCTGCTGATTGAACTCAGACGTGACTGTACTTTTTTAAGGAGCTCATTGTATGAGCAGAAGTAATCTCTTTATGGTTGTTACTGGGACAGCTTTACGCTAGGTCGGACAGTCgaattatatacatgtacacacatgtcGTTTGAGTGTGTTGCTGCACTTTCCAATACTCAATCTCAAGAGAATCGTACAAAGTGTTCTGCTTATTATTGTACTGTTACGGTTCTGGTGTACTTTTTAATACATATCGCTATATAATCACGTGGTTTTCCAGTTATTATATATTTAACAGTTCACCTGATACAATACTTCTGGACGCGTCCATGATATCGTCACTGCGGGCTGGCTGTTGACTAGGGAACACCCCATGTtatcaaaataacatttaataACATCTGCAGTTGCCTTAGATATAATACAAAGCGCCAAAACAAATTTTACATTGTATGAAATTGGTGAAGACGATGTTATACATCGGATTAACTTCAGAGATGAGAAAACATTTATCTTGGATTCATAATTTTGTCCTGTATTTATACGGAACACCGGATTGTCTGATGAACTGAAATCCTCCAAGGACCAAGCCAGTCTTCCAAACTGGATCGTTTAACATTAACATAACGACAAGAGTGAGAATTGGACAATGGCTCGTTACACCGACCAACCGGGCCAGGAAACCCACCCCCTTGGTGTCTACGCCCTGATACTGCTAGTACATTGCTGCAGGCGACGTAAAGCAATACTCATCCATTACGATTCACACATATGCTCGAACAATGATAGCTCCACAACCGGTGTATTCACGTGTATCCAGTCAATACTCGTACGAAGTTACCTGTAGTGGGTGCAGTATGTGCGGTATTACCTGACCTCATTAATACAGTGAGAACAGAAAACAAACCAGTCTTAACACAACACTTATTATGCCTGGCGAGTTATCTGCAGATCCGAAAGTTTCTGCCGTGTTTATAAGAGACCTGCTCACTTCAGGCAGTTTGATCGATCGATAAGAACAGCTCTGTTTGACACGACCTGTCCGGGCCTAGTGCTACCGACGGGAATATACAAGGCGACACTGAGACCAACAATATCAAACAAAGTTTGACAATACCTGAATGTTATAGAAATTGTAATGTACACATTCGATGAACATACATGACTATGACGAGGGAATTATCACTGAAGTGttcaatgaaatatacattactgGCCAATACGCAAAATACAGAAAAATTCTACGATTGTTTCAACAGGTGCCCTACAACCGTTACATACACGCTTTATTACATCAACACATATTgtatttgtgtcaagatcgATATTTGTCTTTTATCGATGTCTTTTACGGTCACACAAAACGTCAATCTGATTAGCACAATAAAATAATGACAATCAGTGATCTTATCTAAACTCTCGACTACAAACCTTTTTTTCCTGCGATGATGAGCTAGAGAATATGTAATCCTAGACGTGCTATGTCGAAATACACGTTTATATGAGTGTGCTAGGGCGCGGCCATGTTGTTTTCCCGTTGCCTTGTACACCGCGGTATAACCCGGACACACGGGTAGATTTGTCGGACTCAAACGTCTCGGCTTTTGTCGGTTAACACTGGGGTGTGAACTGGGGCATGGAACGTAGTCGCTCAATACAGGCAATTATGTCGGCCACAATACGGTCGAGCGGCGGCTCCGGCGTGATACAGTTCAAATTTCAAATCGTTTATTCTCTTTCAAGTACCTTGTTTGTGAAAGAACGTATACTACTGCAGGTATTCTAAAAAGTCAGTGTGACTGAGATTCATCAGCTAGAGAgatatgtaaataatgtttttttttcactgtttctaTTAACACGTTCATAAATAACTGAGCTAATCTTTCAGTCACATTGTTTTAGAGATCTAGTTTCTCGTTTCTATACACCCCAAGTGGTCTGCTGTCACAGGGAAATTGTCACTAGCTGTTACAAATTTATGAATCGGGTACTTTTATCATTTTGCTAGGTGGAACCTATCTTCAAAATATGACTCATCTTCAATACTCCGTAGTAAGTAAATTTAAGCCTAAAATGCAAACTGTGaagaaatcatcaaaactgaactcatatacaccaaaagagGAAAACAAACTTCgaaaactgcaacaatatcctCAAAAACCGAAACAAACGCCCTGTAATGAAAAACTACACtttggaaatggaaacaaaactcgcgTACCAACTACAAGAGCTCCGTGAACAGTCGTCGAGCGTACTGAAAGGCAGTCATAGCATCCCGAAACAGCATGGACATCGTCAAAGATGGCGGCGAGGGGAAACGAACAGGCTTTGGTCAAAAATGGTTTTCGTCACTACGAGTCTAATCTTGAAACTTTGATGTTAGGATGTAGCGCATCAACCCCTATGGTGTTAAGCTTCAAAGCTATGTTCATACTTCTCAGTGTCAGACTTGTGATTCTGCACAATGTGCTCCATCATCCGACCGAACAGGTTTTGTTGTCAGCATGTCGTGCTACTGTTTTCTCTCTGAATGTGGCGTCACATTCAACTCAGTGTGCAAATCTAATAACCGTTTCTGAGCCATATATATTCTGAGAGATGTGTGAGTTCAAATACTAGATATTTTGTGAAATACAAAAAGCGGTAGTAAGTTTAAGAAATTGTAGTGTGCGTCTCCCCAATGTCCGGTAATAGCATACTTTTCATCATGAGTGGTGGTAGAGTCCAGTGGCTTTCCTTCGtcccgccgaagacccgggttccatctcaccacatgggtaaaatgtgtgaagccaatttctggtgtcccccgcccggATATTGtcgggatattgctaaaagtggtgtaaaactaaatgcactcactcactcactcatccactaaCAGAAGGAAGACGCAATAGCCACTAATATCTTATCTTACATCTCTTATTATCATACGTCAGGAAGGTGTGAGGGGAGCCAtctttatat
The nucleotide sequence above comes from Haliotis asinina isolate JCU_RB_2024 chromosome 5, JCU_Hal_asi_v2, whole genome shotgun sequence. Encoded proteins:
- the LOC137284344 gene encoding uncharacterized protein; translated protein: MTSQVTRKKPLIRAPAVWRKRMCQCRQAVLLCFGIPLLPPSAVLLGFAFMTQPAIGVFHICGFVLIFVSLVCIAAAIVISLLHRHAPTTHINKVHKSDPDGPVLTTPRPPRPPPSSSACSGHGNSSGKLRMVKLSSSSLVTDSELPYRPRKKRKRKHNEKSKTILPPVKEEDGRARFEQSLQEREKNGTRKMHKRTKSESRKGFEECMPPAAPPKLTLTKKHLHMLGLYDNQGSEENLQVKRSLSMSDIGDSASERLSVDFPDTPGGRRDPPDTGSVTARPVLVHTTASRTGVRASRFASVL